A window of the Henckelia pumila isolate YLH828 chromosome 3, ASM3356847v2, whole genome shotgun sequence genome harbors these coding sequences:
- the LOC140891132 gene encoding protein kinase G11A-like encodes MEPWVDDISDDLQSMSFNSTTTTTATDIHRSTSSGSDWTSASAHFPPSAALKLHSSSTPSGDPCWDSFRRFPCLSLSDLRFLHRLGAGDIGSVYLAELKSPPPPPPALASSGVEVTKSKPAALFAAKVMDKREIASRNKEGRARTEKEILEMLDHPFLPTLYSSIDSPKWSCLLTEFCPGGDLHVLRQLQPCKRFPESAVRFYASEVVVALEYLHMMGIVYRDLKPENVLVRSDGHIMLTDFDLSLRCDDSTSTPAQVFSGQNMPNARPSSEYTIDPPTFSSTSCILPSCMVPAKSCFHLKRKRKKKSTRHMGPEFVAEPIDVRSMSFVGTHEYLAPEIVSGEGHGSAVDWWTLGIFVFELFYGVTPFRGMDHEITLANIIARALEFPKEVAVPAAAKDLISQLLAKDPARRMGSTMGASAIKHHPFFQGVNWALLRCTTPPFVPPPFSRDFLSDECCPEPPVDFY; translated from the exons ATGGAGCCATGGGTGGACGATATCTCCGACGACCTCCAGAGCATGAGCTTCAactccaccaccaccaccaccgccACCGATATCCACCGCTCCACCAGCTCCGGCTCCGACTGGACTTCCGCCTCCGCCCATTTCCCTCCCTCCGCCGCCCTTAAGCTCCATTCCTCCTCCACGCCTTCCGGCGACCCCTGCTGGGACTCCTTCCGCCGCTTCCCTTGTCTCTCACTCTCCGACCTACGCTTCCTTCACCGCCTTGGCGCGGGTGATATCGGCTCCGTCTACTTAGCCGAGCTAAAATCTCCACCTCCGCCTCCGCCGGCGTTGGCATCATCCGGAGTGGAGGTTACTAAATCCAAACCCGCGGCGCTCTTCGCGGCGAAGGTGATGGACAAGAGGGAGATTGCAAGCCGTAACAAGGAGGGCCGGGCGAGAACGGAGAAGGAAATCCTCGAAATGTTGGACCATCCATTTCTGCCGACGCTATACTCCTCCATCGACTCCCCGAAATGGTCGTGCCTGCTGACGGAATTCTGCCCCGGCGGAGATCTCCACGTCCTTCGCCAGCTCCAGCCGTGTAAACGCTTCCCCGAATCCGCCGTAAG GTTTTATGCATCTGAGGTTGTGGTAGCTCTAGAGTACCTTCACATGATGGGGATTGTATATCGCGATCTTAAGCCGGAAAACGTATTGGTTCGATCCGACGGCCATATAATGCTAACCGATTTCGACCTCTCCCTGAGATGCGACGACTCGACTTCCACCCCAGCTCAAGTATTTTCCGGGCAAAATATGCCAAACGCCCGACCATCAAGTGAGTACACCATCGACCCACCTACATTCAGCTCGACCTCTTGTATCCTCCCCAGCTGTATGGTTCCGGCCAAATCCTGCTTCCATCTCAAGCGCAAGCGCAAAAAGAAGTCGACCCGCCACATGGGTCCGGAGTTTGTGGCCGAGCCCATCGACGTCCGTTCGATGTCGTTCGTGGGGACGCATGAGTACCTGGCACCTGAGATAGTGTCCGGAGAAGGGCATGGTAGTGCAGTGGACTGGTGGACGCTGGGGATattcgtattcgagttgttttACGGCGTGACGCCTTTCCGTGGGATGGACCACGAGATAACTCTGGCTAATATCATCGCTCGGgctctcgagttcccgaaagaGGTGGCTGTTCCGGCGGCAGCCAAGGACTTGATATCGCAGTTGCTCGCCAAGGATCCGGCGCGGCGGATGGGATCCACCATGGGTGCATCTGCCATCAAACACCACCCTTTTTTCCAAGGAGTGAATTGGGCATTGTTGAGATGCACAACTCCACCCTTTGTTCCTCCTCCATTTAGCAGAGATTTTCTATCTGATGAATGTTGCCCTGAACCTCCTGTGGACTTTTACTAG
- the LOC140890680 gene encoding serine/threonine-protein kinase D6PK-like produces the protein MSLGRGVSPISHEIMELIENYDPDSRASENVEKHHSGKGLKKYSIEDDINKLFEAINIGSSLQDLGPHQRKSRDTWHRSAMKRPMRGGPSQVVGIGITEPVSLKQALRGLCISQASEMAAVKKRVSRPSASPSQPLDDGKGNSVAISLVPETRHESTVKTSKAEFEQNRKLELPCSSAATRFKNKLSDESLILERRKQEIHQDKLPLSLSSIFNEESKLTRQGSRSQIFVKKKTLNITTLASNIRNADSILENRCEELDGVRAESSSNENPVSGAISVDSNENKNDPIPRIFRKPKIVVKKACEKSMSKAKGETSQSSKSSIGEYSSTTSHSEDSYISVSSRSGYRPHMSQDMRWEAINSVQNQHGSLGLRHFKMLKKLGGGDIGTVYLSELISANCLFAVKIMDYDSLASRKKILRAQTEKEILEILDHPFLPTLYAHFTTNKFSFLIMEHCPGGDLHVLRQKQPTKSYPEESARFYVAEVLLALEYLHMLGIVYRDLKPENILIREDGHIMLSDFDLSLRCNVNPMLLESSSPIIEPLKKTPSPLSDSSCIDPFCLHSNLQLSCFTPKFLSTAAKTRKLKSELASQIIPLPQLVVEPTSARSNSFVGTHEYLAPEIIKGEGHGSAVDWWMLGILLYELLYGKTPFKGSSNADTVSNVVSRSLKFPDYPSISTHARDLITRLLHKEPESRLGSAKGAVEIKHHPFFEDLNWALVRCATPPEVPKLFELGGSVLDIVSHGKKIKCETEFEYRGDETEFEMF, from the exons aTGTCTCTTGGCAGAGGTGTGTCGCCTATTAGCCATGAAATAATGGAGCTGATAGAAAATTACGATCCAGATTCTAGAGCCAGTGAAAATGTTGAAAAACATCATTCAGGGAAGGGTTTAAAGAAGTATTCTATCGAGGATGACATTAACAAACTTTTTGAAGCGATAAACATTGGGAGTTCTCTTCAAGATTTAGGTCCACACCAGCGAAAATCTAGAGATACTTGGCACAGAAGTGCTATGAAAAGACCGATGAGAGGCGGCCCTTCTCAAGTGGTGGGTATTGGAATTACAGAACCGGTGAGTTTGAAACAGGCCCTGAGAGGATTATGCATCTCTCAAGCATCTGAGATGGCAGCAGTGAAGAAACGAGTGTCCAGACCATCAGCTTCGCCGAGCCAACCACTTGATGATGGAAAAGGGAATTCAGTGGCGATATCTTTAGTACCGGAAACTAGACATGAATCAACTGTTAAAACTTCAAAAGCTGAATTTGAGCAGAACAGGAAATTGGAATTGCCATGTTCATCAGCTGCGACCCGATTTAAGAATAAACTCTCAGATGAGAGTTTGATTCTGGAGAGGCGAAAGCAGGAGATACACCAAGACAAGCTACCTTTATCTTTATCATCAATCTTTAATGAGGAAAGCAAGCTCACCAGACAAGGTTCAAGAAGCCAAATCTTTGTCAAAAAGAAAACTTTGAATATTACAACTTTGGCCAGCAATATTCGCAATGCCGATTCTATCCTGGAAAACAGGTGTGAAGAATTGGATGGAGTGAGAGCAGAATCAAGTAGTAATGAGAACCCGGTATCTGGTGCAATATCTGTGGACTCTAACGAAAACAAGAATGACCCTATTCCTCGTATCTTTCGGAAACCAAAGATTGTGGTGAAAAAAGCTTGTGAAAAATCAATGTCAAAGGCAAAAGGAGAGACTTCTCAAAGCTCCAAAAGTAGCATTGGGGAATATAGCAGCACGACTAGTCACAGTGAGGACAGCTATATAAGTGTATCTAGTCGCAGTGGCTATCGACCTCACATGTCACAGGACATGAGATGGGAAGCCATAAACTCGGTTCAAAATCAGCACGGAAGCTTGGGATTGAGACATTTCAAGATGCTAAAGAAGCTTGGAGGGGGTGACATCGGCACTGTATACCTTTCCGAGCTAATCAGTGCAAACTGCCTCTTTGCAGTGAAAATAATGGACTATGATTCTTTGGCTAGCAGAAAAAAAATTCTGAGGGCTCAAACAGAAAAGGAGATACTGGAGATTCTGGATCACCCCTTCCTTCCTACGCTTTACGCTCATTTTACGACcaataaattttcatttttgatCATGGAGCATTGCCCCGGTGGTGATCTTCATGTTCTCCGTCAAAAGCAACCGACCAAGAGCTATCCTGAGGAATCCGCAAG GTTCTATGTTGCTGAAGTCCTTCTCGCCCTGGAGTACCTTCACATGCTTGGAATAGTGTACAGAGACTTGAAACCCGAAAACATTTTGATTCGAGAAGACGGCCATATCATGCTCTCTGATTTTGACTTGTCTCTCAGATGCAATGTAAATCCAATGCTACTCGAGTCATCTTCCCCGATAATCGAACCTCTGAAGAAAACACCGAGTCCACTCTCAGATTCCAGCTGCATCGACCCTTTTTGCCTCCACTCAAACTTGCAACTTTCTTGTTTCACTCCAAAATTTTTATCAACAGCAGCCAAAACCCGAAAACTAAAATCCGAACTAGCGTCCCAGATCATTCCTTTGCCACAACTTGTGGTTGAGCCCACCAGTGCACGATCCAACTCCTTTGTAGGAACACACGAATACCTGGCTCCCGAGATTATCAAGGGGGAAGGTCATGGAAGTGCCGTCGACTGGTGGATGCTCGGAATCTTGCTCTACGAACTTTTATACGGGAAGACGCCCTTCAAAGGATCAAGCAATGCGGACACTGTATCAAATGTGGTGTCCCGGAGCCTCAAGTTTCCTGACTATCCATCCATCAGTACTCATGCTCGAGATTTGATCACACGGTTGCTACACAAGGAGCCGGAGAGTAGGCTCGGGTCGGCGAAGGGTGCAGTAGAGATTAAACACCATCCGTTCTTTGAGGACCTGAACTGGGCTTTGGTAAGATGTGCAACACCTCCCGAGGTGCCTAAGTTGTTTGAGTTGGGAGGCTCAGTTCTTGACATTGTTTCTCATGGTAAGAAGATTAAGTGTGAGACAGAATTCGAGTACAGAGGAGATGAGACAGAATTTGAGATGTTTTAG